The sequence below is a genomic window from Synechococcus sp. PCC 7335.
TGATCCGTTTAGCCTGATCGACTACGGGCGGTGAGGGTAAGTTCGGGATGTATCGCCGCTCTACCTCAAACTGGTCGGACTTCACTGATTTCCAAACTTTTGGCGTGTTAGCTATCGCCGAACGCTCGTCAATAGCCTTCACCTGATCAAACATCGCCGCTGGGGTTTCTAGTTTGGTGCGGGTTCTTTTAGGCTTCTCCTGAGACTGCTCTGCTTTCTTAGCCGCTTTCTCAGCCTTGGTCACCTGCTTCCATTTGTTGGTATGCGAAGTAAACAGTCTTAAGCCCTCTCGCATGCGCTCTTTGACATACAAATACAGCTCAGAAGAGGCATCAATCCCTCGCTTTGTGGTAGTGATTGGCAGCTGTCTAGCGTCCTTACTTCTAAATTCCACAATGCCCGCAATGGAAATGAACTGAGGGTGATAGCGAGGAATGCCCGTTTCTCCCCAGCCTGTCAAAATGGTTTTGTCGCTGGCGACAACCACGCGATCATTACAGACAATTGTCCAGCCAGCATCGTCTCTTTTTGCCCGTTTGCGTTCAGAGGCTTGATCGACTTCCTGGGCGGTTGGCAGCTTTCGGCGTAGTCCAACGGCTAGCTTGACCTCAACATTTTCTCGGGTGGCTTCATAGAGGTAGGGGGCGATCGCCTCTTTGTCCCGATTCTTCACTTTGTTGAGCCCTTCCCATTGCAGCATCATCGATCTCGGCTCAATCTGCTCACCGTTGACTAAAATCTCAAACCCCTTGGTCAAGATGTAGCTGTACAGGCCCTCAATCTCACTGGCTAAATCGTCCTGAAAAGATTTGGACCCTAGCTGTCTAGCCGCCTCGTCACGCAGTTCCAAAACCTCAATTGAGGTGCCTGCCTCATCATCAGTGCGATCAATTGTTTCTACTGGCAGATCCCAGCTATCGTCACTGATCAGCCAGTCTGGCTGAATTAGTACCTTAAACGCATCTGCATCAGTCTGAGAAAATATCTCCGCAGAACGCCCTATCTTAAAAATAGCCCGCTTCATGCCAATGCCGTAGGTGCCGATAGTAAAGATGTCGTCATCGTCATCAATTCCCTTTGGCTTGCCCATCCGAAAAGCGTAGCGCTCGGCTACTTCTAGCGGAATGCCACCACAATTGTCCTCGATTAAGAAAGAAGTATCAGACAGTTCAATGTTTGCCCAAAAGCCCTCATAGGGTCTCTCTGTCGGTTCCCTTCCCCTCGTTGTCCGCTGAATGCC
It includes:
- a CDS encoding ATP-binding protein; the protein is MSLIDASPTKNFFVDMLTRDIDLKDAILDLLDNCIDGIQRTTRGREPTERPYEGFWANIELSDTSFLIEDNCGGIPLEVAERYAFRMGKPKGIDDDDDIFTIGTYGIGMKRAIFKIGRSAEIFSQTDADAFKVLIQPDWLISDDSWDLPVETIDRTDDEAGTSIEVLELRDEAARQLGSKSFQDDLASEIEGLYSYILTKGFEILVNGEQIEPRSMMLQWEGLNKVKNRDKEAIAPYLYEATRENVEVKLAVGLRRKLPTAQEVDQASERKRAKRDDAGWTIVCNDRVVVASDKTILTGWGETGIPRYHPQFISIAGIVEFRSKDARQLPITTTKRGIDASSELYLYVKERMREGLRLFTSHTNKWKQVTKAEKAAKKAEQSQEKPKRTRTKLETPAAMFDQVKAIDERSAIANTPKVWKSVKSDQFEVERRYIPNLPSPPVVDQAKRISFSKPLEDIQTVGEFLLGDRDCSPSAVGEACFQTVLDQATAEEV